The Pirellulaceae bacterium region GACTGGCGGATGAGCAGATTCGCGATCCAGCGCCATCGGAAGATAGGAGTCGTGTGTTAGCCATCGGGCGACAAGCCCTGGCTGTGTTGCGTAGCCGTTGTATGTCCTGTCATGGGCCGGAGAAGGCCGAATCGGGATTACGAGTCGATTCAATGGAAGCTCTACTGACCGGCGGGGACCGCGGCTCGGCCATTGATAGGATGCACCCCCATCGGTCGTGGCTGATCAGGTCGATCTTGGGTGAAGATGATCTGGAGATGCCTCCCAAGCTTCCGCTCAGTGCGAGCGAGATCGCTCTCCTTAAGCAATGGGTGCAGATGGGAGCAGTTTGGGAGGAGCCCGACGATGCACAGGCTCACAACCCGTTGAACGATACGTCGCAGAATCGTGAAATGACGGAGTCAGAAACGCCGGCTGCCGAGCATCTGGGCGACGCGTGGACCGACCCTCGCAACCCGATTGTTCGGCTGTTTGGCGGCGAGCGGCTGGAGCTATGGTCGTTCAGGCCAATTCAGCGATCTAGCTTGCCACCAGTTCGGCAGCTTGATTGGATTCGTGGTGATCTGGATCGTTTTCCGTTGTCAGCGCTGGAAGCCATGGGGGCAGTGCCACCGAAGTCTGCAGATCGCCGCACTTTGGCGCGGCGACTGTTTTTCGATCTGACAGGTTTGCCGCCTACGATCGAGCAAGTCGAGCAGTTCGTACAGGGCACTGCAGCAGACGATACTCAGCGGTTGGTCGACCAATTGCTCGAATCACCGCGATTTGGCGAGCACTGGGGACGCTGGTGGTTAGACGCCGTCCGCTACAGCGACAGCAACGGTTTTGATTGGGACGAATTCCGGCCTCAAGCCTGGAGGTTTCGTGATTACGTGATTCGTTCACTCAATGCCGATAAGCCGTTGGATCAGTTCATCCGCGAGCAGTTGGCTGGCGATGAATTGTTGGAGGGGCCGCCGCAAACACCCCGCGAGCAGGACCGACTGATTGCCACCGGATTTCTGCGGATGGGACCGCACGACAATGCTGCGGGGTTGTTCAATGAACAGGATCGAAGTCGCGACGAATTATTGACTGATTTGGTGGAGACGACAGGTAGCGCCCTATTAGGAATGACGCTCTCCTGCTGTCGATGCCATGATCACAAGTTTGATCCGCTTTCGCACGAAGACTATTTTCGATTGCGGGCTTTTTTTGCGGGCGTGCAGTTTGCAGATGACTTGCCCATTGATCTTCCGGAACAATTGCAGGCGATTGCGCAGCATAACAAGCCACTGGATACGCAGGCTGAGGAACTAGACCAGTCGCGAAAGGCCCTGGTGCAAATGATTACTCGGCGCGTCAGGCAGGTCGAGTCCGATACGTCAGCCACCGTGCTATCGAGTTCGAACACTGCTGATTCAAACTCCGCAGATGACAGCACTGCGGCATCAGAACTCAGTGAAAAAGAATTGATGGCGGCGGCTAACCAGTCGGAAAGGCAGCAAATGGAAGCTCTGCAAACCGAATTAGATGCGCTCCGGCAGCGCCGTCTCAAAGAGACAACCGCCATGTTGATGATTGAGTCCAGCCAAATGCCGATGACTTATGTGCTGAATCAAGGCGACTACAAATCACCTCGGCAACCGGTACTACCCGGTGTATTTTCTGCATTGAACCCGAACCCACTTTCTGTCGTCAAACCGTTGCGGGCAGCCAGTTCGGGACGGCGATTGACACTGGCCGAATGGATTGTCTCCAATGAAAATCCACTCACGGCCCGAGTGATCGTCAATCGCGTTTGGCAGAACCTGTTTGGCGAAGGGATAGTGCGCACACCGGACGACTTCGGTCTTTCCGGCCTGCCGCCGGACCAACCTGAGTTGCTGGACTGGTTGGCTGCTGAATTTGTCGAGCAAGGGTGGTCGCTCAAGCGGTTGATTCGCACGATCGTGCTCAGTGCTCACTATCAGCAGGTGGCACATTACAGTCAGCCGTCCGATGAACTGGCCCCCCTGGTACGTCGTCCGAGGAGGCTGTCGGCAGAACAGTTGCGAGATGCTGTGCTAAGCGTTTCGGGGCTTCTGACCGACAAGCTGGATGGACCGCCGATGTGGCCCGATCTCCCACGTGAGGTGTTGGAAGCCAATCCTGCCTTTCTGGACGACAACGAGTTGAAAGTCAAAGGCTGGTATCCATCGCCGGCCCAGCAGCAATATTGCCGTAGTATTTTCCTAGTTCAGAAGCGAAACACGCGGCTGCCATTCATGGAAGCCTTTGATCAACCGGAAAACTCGGTGCCGTGTGCCAGACGCCGCAGTTCCGTCGTCGCTCCACAAGCTTTGGTCATGCTGAACGGGCCACTATCTTCCGCCGCTGCTCGCGAACTTGAGCAGAGACTGAACGCCATCCAAGGCAGCGACCTGCAGCGATTGGAGCAACTCTTCCGGTGGACATTGCAGAGGTCTCCAACGGTTGCCGAAGTGGAGCAGTGTCTGCCATTATTGAATCGATCCGGATGGGGCGAACTGTCACGTGCCATCCTAAACGTCAATGAATTTGCGTACCTCGACTAAACACAGGCTCCTCCTTGTAACCCTTGATTTAGCCAGCCTCATTGGTAGACTCAGACGAGTTCAGATTACCCAACAGTCGCGTTACTATCCCAGATGGGTTGCGTCGTCCTCGAACTCAGGTGCTAGGCTATGAATTCCAATTCGCAAACATGGGCCATGCTCATTCACTTTTCAGTTTTCCTGGGGTACGTGGTTCCATTTGCAGGGCTCATCGCTCCGATCCTGATCTGGCAATTGAAAAAAGAAGATTTTCCGGAGATCGAAGCTCACGGAAAAATGGTGTTGAACTTTTTGATCAGCATGTTGATCTACAGTTTGGTTGCGTTCCTGCTCACCTTTGTGTTCGTAGGTCTGTTCCTGTTTTTCGCATTGATGATCGTGGGGATCGTTTTCCCGATCATCGGCGGCATCAAAGCCAACAACGGAGTGCTTTGGACCTATCCAGGCATGTTGCAATTGGTCAAGTGAGTCAGGGGAACTTCAGTTAGGCGGCGAAGCTCTCTCCAATTATTCTTACCTCGCAATTCGTTCATCGGACTGAAACAGCGAATTCCAGTCTCTGGCACCATGCACAATTCCGGCGATTGCTACTCCTTTCGGGATAGTGTAGATGAATACAAGATAGTTGCATGCCGGATTTTGAGGTGTAAACACTTGCACCTCAGCTCCCAAGTCGTTTCGCCAAGTTCCGATTTCCGGATGCTCGGCAATTAGCTGAAAGGTATCAAAGAGCCGGTCAGGGATGGTCGCTGCGGCGACGTCGTTAGAAGCCCCGATCGCAATCGACTCAAGATCGTTCAGTGCGATTCTGGCAAGTCGATCAAGCCTTTTATCACAAACTCGATTTGCCCTTCGAGCGGCTTTTCAGCTGAATGAGGTATTCCAAGAGGGACTCATCGTCAAATTCGACGAATCCCCCAGCGTCCCATTGACGGCGTCCCTCGGCAATCCGTTGTACCAACTCATTTCTCTTGCGCAGCAGCGCCACACTCACGTCAAGCGCTTGTTGGCGATTCACGAAAATCCCATCTGCGACTAGCCTGGAGATAACGGCTTGTTCTCTGGTGACAAAGCGGTCGACACGGTTTCCTCGCTTTACATTTCCATTATGGCAGGGCGGGTCCTACAATTGAACGCCTGCTTCTTGTACCCTCACCGTACACCACTATTCTTCGACCTATCCGCTTGAAATTGGAATACCACAAACGCAAGCCGCTGGTGTCAATTGTCAGAATGATGGCCCCGGCCCGCTGAAGGGGCGGAACCAACTATCCATCAGAGTGTAATAGGCAGTCTGAACAGCATGAAGAACGCTGCCTGAAATAGGAAGTGCCGTTGTTCGATCCCGAACACCGCCTCAGACAGCTCAGTTGTGAGACGATGTTCTGTCCGCGAAACCGACCTGTTGCTTTGAGCGGAAGCGCAATTTACGGTTCCCGGTCATGGGGTGTGTTGCGGTCATTCTGGGAACGAGCGTTAATAACCCGCATCTCGTCCCTGCAAGACTAATCTTCAGCGCAATGGACTATGGTTTCTACCAATATTGCACGCCTACGGGGTAGCGAATCCTCCCGTAGGGGCACAATATTGGTAGCAAGCCCGCTTGATCCAGCGCAGCACCTGTCCTGTAGGGACATGACGTAAGTAGCTCAGCGATGACAGATGCGGATGAGGCGGTAGCCGTCGGGTTTGGTTTCCAGGGTGTCAATCCAGTGGGCGGACTGCCAGGTGTAACGTATTTGCAGGCGCTGAAGTTGTCCGCCAAGCAGGCCGGCGAGCGCTAATTGCAGATGTTGCGGCGAGGCTGTACGGTGCTCTGAAGAAGTGTCGCTCAATAGCCCGGGGGCTAACAAGGTGACGTTGGTGGCCAGGCTTGGGATGTCATTGAAAAGATCCTCAAGCTCTTGACCGTTTATCAGCGCTTGACTGATCGGTGGTAGTTGCGAGAGGTCCATGCCATCGTGATTGGGCGGTTGCTCCAGTGGTTGCAGACCATGGCGACTGGAGGCGATGCCTTGCCGATCGGAATCCGAATCCACAGTGATGGCTGGCTCGCTATCGCTATCGGATAATCGTAAGCGGAACCAATCGCGGCGGCTCAGTTGTGGTTGGCTCATCAG contains the following coding sequences:
- a CDS encoding DUF1553 domain-containing protein; amino-acid sequence: MSPTVGLADEQIRDPAPSEDRSRVLAIGRQALAVLRSRCMSCHGPEKAESGLRVDSMEALLTGGDRGSAIDRMHPHRSWLIRSILGEDDLEMPPKLPLSASEIALLKQWVQMGAVWEEPDDAQAHNPLNDTSQNREMTESETPAAEHLGDAWTDPRNPIVRLFGGERLELWSFRPIQRSSLPPVRQLDWIRGDLDRFPLSALEAMGAVPPKSADRRTLARRLFFDLTGLPPTIEQVEQFVQGTAADDTQRLVDQLLESPRFGEHWGRWWLDAVRYSDSNGFDWDEFRPQAWRFRDYVIRSLNADKPLDQFIREQLAGDELLEGPPQTPREQDRLIATGFLRMGPHDNAAGLFNEQDRSRDELLTDLVETTGSALLGMTLSCCRCHDHKFDPLSHEDYFRLRAFFAGVQFADDLPIDLPEQLQAIAQHNKPLDTQAEELDQSRKALVQMITRRVRQVESDTSATVLSSSNTADSNSADDSTAASELSEKELMAAANQSERQQMEALQTELDALRQRRLKETTAMLMIESSQMPMTYVLNQGDYKSPRQPVLPGVFSALNPNPLSVVKPLRAASSGRRLTLAEWIVSNENPLTARVIVNRVWQNLFGEGIVRTPDDFGLSGLPPDQPELLDWLAAEFVEQGWSLKRLIRTIVLSAHYQQVAHYSQPSDELAPLVRRPRRLSAEQLRDAVLSVSGLLTDKLDGPPMWPDLPREVLEANPAFLDDNELKVKGWYPSPAQQQYCRSIFLVQKRNTRLPFMEAFDQPENSVPCARRRSSVVAPQALVMLNGPLSSAAARELEQRLNAIQGSDLQRLEQLFRWTLQRSPTVAEVEQCLPLLNRSGWGELSRAILNVNEFAYLD
- a CDS encoding DUF4870 domain-containing protein; translated protein: MNSNSQTWAMLIHFSVFLGYVVPFAGLIAPILIWQLKKEDFPEIEAHGKMVLNFLISMLIYSLVAFLLTFVFVGLFLFFALMIVGIVFPIIGGIKANNGVLWTYPGMLQLVK
- a CDS encoding type II toxin-antitoxin system RelE/ParE family toxin; translated protein: MALNDLESIAIGASNDVAAATIPDRLFDTFQLIAEHPEIGTWRNDLGAEVQVFTPQNPACNYLVFIYTIPKGVAIAGIVHGARDWNSLFQSDERIAR